A genome region from Schistocerca americana isolate TAMUIC-IGC-003095 chromosome 1, iqSchAmer2.1, whole genome shotgun sequence includes the following:
- the LOC124623410 gene encoding uncharacterized protein LOC124623410 — MEVTMEKVMATTEVAMDTDITIIHLVVMDTDITTIQMKDMATDITIIPITTMVEVIIQEVGMVEAMVEAMVDHTASPQVLASLQALGHTLEASLPASHLQEDMDMEKNEHLAWIHKVFGR; from the exons ATGGAGGTTACTATGGAGAAGGTCATGGCTACTACGGAGGTGGCTATGGACACAGATATAACTATTATCCATCTGGTGGTTATGGACACAGATATAACTACTATCCAGATGAAGGATATGGCCACAGATATAACTATTATCCCCATCACAACTATGGTGGAGGTTATTATCCAGGAGGTGGGTATGGTGGAGGCTATGGTGGAGGCTATGGTGGATCACACAGCCAGTCCTCAAGTGCTAGCTTCTCTGCAGGCATTGGGCCATACACTGGAAGCTTCTCTGCCAGCCAGTCATCTGCAGGAGGATATGG ATATGGAAAAAAATGAACATTTGGCCTGGATCCACAAAGTATTTGGGAGATGA